A window of Clavibacter michiganensis contains these coding sequences:
- a CDS encoding DUF58 domain-containing protein encodes MSAVGTRGAAAAPDPAAVASPLEPAAAPPRHALARLVAVVTPLGRVVALAAVVAGAVGYALGWRELVAVAWTGAALWVIALLHLVGASGVEVSLRLPRDRVVAGERAPATVAVRNPLRRRAVGLTVEVPVGSGLAEVHVPSLAHGHSHEDVFVVPTTRRGVIALGPARIVRGDPIGLVRRESAEAAATRLLVHPRTLAMPSTSTGFVRDLEGRATRDLTDSDVSFQSLREYVPGDPVRHIHWRSTAKTGVHMVRRFEETRRSHIMVALSLHAGDYGGVAPGPVDDATAIPAGGTTVAAGSAAGALAGSTADAEFELAVSVVGSLGARAIVDARTLQVVASADRAVRRTRRPPTAPTLPGLARTVARQGPPGSRSARLRRLATVTRDRLLDDLAEIGASDRAASLVELARAAADEVAGVSVVFLVCGTGAAPAAIRAAAVGFPPGVQVVAVVCDPEVEPGLRRLGDLSVLTIGYLDDLRGALQRSAT; translated from the coding sequence ATGAGCGCGGTCGGGACGCGTGGCGCGGCCGCCGCCCCGGATCCCGCCGCCGTCGCATCCCCGCTCGAGCCCGCAGCCGCCCCGCCGCGCCACGCCCTCGCGCGCCTCGTCGCGGTCGTCACGCCGCTCGGCCGCGTCGTCGCGCTGGCCGCGGTCGTCGCGGGTGCCGTCGGGTACGCGCTCGGCTGGCGCGAGCTGGTCGCGGTCGCCTGGACCGGCGCCGCCCTCTGGGTCATCGCGCTGCTGCACCTCGTGGGGGCGTCCGGCGTCGAGGTGTCGCTGCGCCTGCCGCGCGACCGCGTGGTCGCGGGGGAGCGCGCGCCCGCGACCGTCGCCGTGCGGAACCCTCTGCGCCGTCGGGCCGTGGGGCTCACGGTGGAGGTGCCCGTCGGATCCGGTCTCGCCGAGGTCCACGTCCCCTCCCTCGCGCACGGCCACTCCCACGAGGACGTGTTCGTCGTGCCGACGACGCGCCGCGGCGTGATCGCGCTCGGTCCCGCGCGCATCGTCCGCGGCGACCCGATCGGGCTGGTGCGCCGCGAGTCCGCCGAGGCCGCCGCGACCCGGCTCCTCGTGCACCCGCGCACCCTCGCGATGCCCAGCACGAGCACGGGCTTCGTCCGCGACCTCGAGGGACGCGCCACGCGCGACCTCACCGACAGCGACGTGTCGTTCCAGTCGCTCCGCGAGTACGTGCCGGGCGACCCGGTGCGGCACATCCACTGGCGCTCGACCGCGAAGACCGGCGTGCACATGGTGCGGCGGTTCGAGGAGACCCGGCGGAGCCACATCATGGTGGCGCTGTCGCTGCACGCGGGCGACTACGGCGGCGTCGCCCCCGGCCCGGTGGACGACGCGACGGCGATCCCGGCGGGCGGCACCACGGTCGCGGCCGGATCCGCGGCGGGCGCGCTCGCCGGGTCGACCGCGGACGCCGAGTTCGAGCTGGCCGTGAGCGTCGTCGGATCGCTGGGCGCCCGCGCCATCGTCGACGCGCGCACCCTGCAGGTCGTCGCGAGCGCCGACCGGGCGGTGCGGCGCACGCGTCGCCCCCCGACCGCGCCCACGCTGCCCGGGCTCGCCCGCACCGTCGCGCGCCAGGGCCCACCCGGCTCCCGCTCCGCCCGCCTCCGCCGCCTCGCCACCGTCACGCGCGACCGCCTCCTCGACGACCTCGCCGAGATCGGCGCGTCCGACCGCGCGGCGTCGCTCGTGGAGCTGGCCCGCGCCGCCGCCGACGAGGTCGCGGGCGTCTCGGTCGTGTTCCTCGTCTGCGGCACCGGGGCGGCGCCCGCCGCGATCCGCGCGGCAGCCGTGGGCTTCCCGCCCGGCGTGCAGGTGGTCGCCGTCGTCTGCGACCCCGAGGTCGAGCCGGGCCTCCGCCGCCTCGGCGACCTGTCGGTCCTCACGATCGGCTACCTCGACGACCTCCGCGGCGCCCTGCAGCGGAGCGCGACGTGA
- a CDS encoding AAA family ATPase has product MTMTADEARAFQDEFARLVRNVEQVLLGKSHVVRLAFTAMVTGGHLLLEDVPGTGKTSLARAMAQTVDGTHSRVQFTPDVLPGDITGVSVYDQRTGEFEFHRGPVFASIVLADEINRASPKTQSALLEVMEEGRVTVDGTPYDVGHPFIVIATQNPIEQAGTYALPEAQLDRFLLRTSIGYPDHESMLRILQGASVSAHDVTLAPVASAAAVRALQERAGTVHVDPAVADYVVRLVDATRTAPEVRLGASVRGALALVRASRTWAAADGRHYVVPDDVKALAEPVLAHRLLLDPEAEFDGVTPTSVLSQILIEIAPPRDGHAGASGGRAAAGSHVAGPSAAGARSGG; this is encoded by the coding sequence ATGACGATGACCGCCGACGAGGCCCGCGCCTTCCAGGACGAGTTCGCGCGGCTCGTGCGCAACGTGGAGCAGGTGCTGCTCGGCAAGTCCCACGTCGTGCGCCTCGCCTTCACGGCCATGGTCACGGGCGGCCACCTCCTGCTCGAGGACGTGCCCGGCACCGGCAAGACCTCGCTCGCGCGCGCCATGGCGCAGACCGTCGACGGCACCCACAGCCGGGTGCAGTTCACGCCCGACGTGCTGCCCGGCGACATCACGGGCGTCAGCGTCTACGACCAGCGCACGGGCGAGTTCGAGTTCCACCGCGGGCCGGTGTTCGCGAGCATCGTGCTGGCCGACGAGATCAACCGCGCGAGCCCGAAGACCCAGTCCGCGCTCCTCGAGGTGATGGAGGAGGGCCGTGTCACGGTCGACGGCACGCCCTACGACGTCGGCCACCCGTTCATTGTCATCGCGACCCAGAACCCGATCGAGCAGGCCGGCACCTACGCGCTGCCCGAGGCGCAGCTCGACCGGTTCCTGCTGCGCACGTCCATCGGGTACCCCGACCACGAGTCGATGCTGCGGATCCTGCAGGGCGCGTCCGTGAGCGCGCACGACGTGACGCTCGCGCCCGTGGCGTCGGCCGCCGCCGTGCGGGCGCTGCAGGAGCGCGCGGGGACCGTGCACGTGGATCCCGCGGTCGCCGACTACGTGGTGCGCCTGGTCGACGCGACCCGCACCGCGCCCGAGGTGCGGCTGGGCGCGAGCGTGCGCGGCGCCCTCGCTCTCGTGCGCGCGTCCCGCACGTGGGCCGCCGCCGACGGCCGGCACTACGTGGTGCCCGACGACGTGAAGGCGCTCGCCGAGCCCGTGCTCGCGCACCGCCTGCTGCTGGATCCCGAGGCCGAGTTCGACGGCGTCACGCCCACGAGCGTGCTGTCGCAGATCCTCATCGAGATCGCGCCGCCGCGCGACGGGCACGCGGGGGCGTCGGGCGGTCGGGCTGCCGCGGGGTCGCACGTCGCGGGGCCCTCCGCCGCGGGCGCGCGGTCGGGCGGATGA
- a CDS encoding Ig-like domain-containing protein — protein sequence MRGAPAMIREWIRRHRQAATTVTGGAVVLALLTGFALVSDGYQAQRVDLDDGSVWVVNSAQQAIGRANTAVLELDSVVDSRSEDIDVLQAGSTVLLADRGSSRLDVVDDATSEVVDTAPLPAGAEVMLAGPRAAILVPATGQLWLVPVAGLSAFDAASAPTLILGADAVASMGDDGTLLVYSAATGTLSRIRAATEDTVRETVDVGPVGAPVDAAADAPADPAAALAGETVQAGDPGRPAGQRLALTSVDGRWALYDADARALLVDGRTVDLAGSVAADARVALQRASSDGGGVLVAHSGGLVEVPVAGGDPVVVTGDVRGDPARPVRVSGCEYAGWADGSGWQRCLAPAALAGGGDGDRDARRTTAGATGDLGSMPQQAALRFLVDGTRVVLNDTRGGTAWAVQRDAGLIDNWADLIDRDRSDTVVEQNTADTPPETDRVQQPPVAVDDDLGARPGRTTALPVLLNDHDPNGDVLVIDSVTPVDVEVGAVDIVDEGQGLQLALAAGASGTVRFSYVVSDGRGGTATADVRVAVRGADENAPPEQARPATGTVAEGDRLQTDVLGGWYDPDGDPMYLTRASVPAPDAVSWKPEGRVVYTDAGAGGDTRTVALQVSDGREEGSGELVVTVRRAGDVPLVAEGFVVQAAIGREITVEPLTHARGGSGAIRLAAVPARAGVQITPDLEAGTFRLEGGQAGTHLLEYTVTDGRTTATGVVRVEVRGAPASDGRPVTVPHTVFVRALQAQDVDVLQTDFDPAGGVLVITDAVSPGDAVGVRAEVVGQRLVRISLTRPLDGPVDVEYRVSNGVAEATGVITVIEVPEPAVRQPPVATDDRVAVRVGDAVDIPVLANDQQPDGDRLRLDPVLVDPLPEGAGLLFASEDRLRYLAPDRTGDYTAVYRAVAPDGQWATATLTVSVREADVATNAEPVPRPLTARVLAGETVRIPVPLTGIDPDGDSVRLLGQDTGPEKGQVVEVGPDWIDYQAGDYSTGTDAFAYAVVDGLGARATGTIRVGISPRVEGARNPVATADTVTVRPGRVLRVQVLANDTDPDGGALSLVSVQPQEEGLVAGLDGDTVRVVAPEQAGRYGFVYGVRNARGGSDEAFLTVIVDPAAPPTRPIARDTVLQLSDVLDRSSVDVDVMRNVFSAEGDASSLVLAVGAGYEDVALVTDDGRIRVEVGDERRIVPFTVAQPDDPTISATAFVWVPGFEDTLPQLRVGEPRPTVPSGERLVVELDEQVVAAGGRAVRIADPNSLSATHAAGPVELVDEDTIAYRSEPGYFGPAAISFTVTDGSGAGGRTAALVLPITVTPTENQPPVFTGAVIDLEPGQSKDVDLGRLTTYPYQDDRGQLAFALEGSVAAGFRASVDGGTLRISADEGVATGQAASFPVSVRDATQTGRAGRVDLRVVPSTRPLAQPATDEGTVTRGSSTSVDVLANDQAGNPFPGTPLTVASIRGADGASLPAGVTVTPSADRATLAVSASADAVPGDVRVQYEVRDATGDAGRAAFGTVVIHVQDRPGPVSALRASGFADRSLTVAFEPGAFNGSAITGYQVRVLRGGTATATVTCPSTTCTVPTPGNGPGSSVQVEVSAVNGVGTSDPVSISGLWSDVLPAAPAGLAVEPLVDGLRLSWQPSAVPSSSSPVTQYVVGVGGLTRQVASDATSVEVRDPSLVAEVPVAVSVAARNSAQVQDGTAWLAATATGTPRGAPTATGAPTAVADAADETRVTVSWPAFQGQGVDGIRYLVAAYAPGSAPGCSVPTEGVSPWSAQHGPAVEVGGATSHVFTGLATDQPVAFAVLAANSQGCTVVEAGQLTPRTAPSTPVVRVDLPSPDRPGDGVFRAVLADARYRPGSASASAQLLYRVDGQGDGVPIGVGQALTLPRTGVGASIQVRVVEDSGDGRPRSSGWSDPVSAGTAVDARAGDVRSATDDAGVTTFSWTSMPPAVAGFGRVGDGGGYARSEWRCGGQGAWADASSGAAGSCAVPAGGERILEVRVTANSGNLYTYAHRG from the coding sequence GTGCGCGGAGCTCCCGCGATGATCCGCGAGTGGATCCGCCGCCACCGCCAGGCCGCGACGACCGTCACCGGCGGGGCCGTCGTGCTCGCCCTCCTCACGGGCTTCGCGCTCGTCTCCGACGGATACCAGGCGCAGCGCGTCGACCTCGACGACGGATCCGTGTGGGTCGTCAACTCCGCGCAGCAGGCGATCGGCCGCGCCAACACGGCCGTGCTCGAGCTCGACAGCGTCGTCGACTCCCGCAGCGAGGACATCGACGTGCTGCAGGCCGGATCCACCGTGCTGCTCGCCGACCGCGGCAGCTCGCGGCTCGACGTGGTCGACGACGCGACGAGCGAGGTGGTCGACACCGCACCGCTGCCCGCGGGCGCCGAGGTCATGCTCGCGGGACCCCGCGCCGCGATCCTCGTGCCGGCGACGGGCCAGCTGTGGCTCGTGCCGGTCGCGGGCCTCTCCGCGTTCGACGCCGCGAGCGCGCCCACGCTCATCCTCGGGGCCGACGCCGTCGCGTCCATGGGCGACGACGGCACGCTGCTCGTGTACTCGGCCGCGACGGGGACGCTGTCGCGCATCCGGGCCGCGACCGAGGACACCGTGCGGGAGACGGTCGACGTCGGGCCCGTCGGCGCGCCCGTGGACGCGGCGGCGGACGCCCCGGCCGACCCCGCGGCGGCCCTCGCGGGCGAGACCGTCCAGGCGGGGGATCCCGGCCGGCCCGCCGGGCAGCGCCTCGCGCTCACGTCCGTCGACGGCCGCTGGGCGCTGTACGACGCCGACGCGCGCGCCCTCCTCGTCGACGGGCGCACGGTCGACCTCGCCGGATCCGTGGCCGCGGACGCGCGCGTCGCCCTCCAGCGCGCGTCGTCGGACGGCGGCGGCGTGCTCGTCGCGCACTCGGGCGGACTGGTCGAGGTGCCCGTCGCGGGTGGGGATCCGGTCGTCGTGACAGGCGACGTGCGCGGCGACCCCGCGCGTCCCGTCCGCGTCTCCGGCTGCGAGTACGCGGGCTGGGCCGACGGATCCGGCTGGCAGCGCTGCCTCGCCCCCGCGGCCCTCGCGGGCGGGGGCGACGGCGACCGGGACGCCCGGCGCACGACGGCGGGCGCGACGGGCGACCTCGGATCCATGCCGCAGCAGGCCGCCCTGCGCTTCCTCGTCGACGGCACGCGCGTCGTGCTCAACGACACCCGCGGCGGCACCGCGTGGGCCGTGCAGCGCGACGCCGGCCTCATCGACAACTGGGCCGACCTCATCGACCGCGACCGCTCCGACACCGTCGTCGAGCAGAACACGGCCGACACCCCGCCCGAGACCGACCGCGTGCAGCAGCCGCCCGTCGCGGTCGACGACGACCTCGGCGCGCGCCCCGGCCGCACCACCGCGCTGCCCGTGCTCCTCAACGACCACGACCCGAACGGCGACGTGCTCGTGATCGACTCCGTCACGCCCGTGGACGTGGAGGTCGGCGCGGTCGACATCGTGGACGAGGGCCAGGGCCTCCAGCTCGCGCTCGCCGCGGGCGCATCCGGCACCGTGCGGTTCTCCTACGTCGTGAGCGACGGGCGCGGCGGCACGGCGACGGCGGACGTGCGCGTCGCCGTGCGCGGGGCCGACGAGAACGCGCCGCCCGAGCAGGCGCGTCCCGCCACCGGCACGGTCGCGGAGGGCGACCGGCTGCAGACCGACGTGCTGGGCGGCTGGTACGACCCCGACGGGGATCCGATGTACCTCACGCGCGCGAGCGTCCCCGCGCCCGACGCCGTCAGCTGGAAGCCCGAGGGGCGCGTCGTCTACACGGACGCCGGGGCGGGCGGCGACACGCGGACCGTGGCGTTGCAGGTGTCCGACGGGCGCGAGGAGGGCTCGGGCGAGCTCGTCGTCACGGTCCGTCGGGCCGGGGACGTGCCGCTCGTCGCCGAGGGCTTCGTCGTGCAGGCGGCGATCGGGCGCGAGATCACGGTCGAGCCGCTGACGCACGCGCGCGGCGGGAGCGGCGCGATCCGGCTGGCCGCCGTGCCCGCGCGGGCCGGCGTGCAGATCACGCCCGACCTCGAGGCCGGCACCTTCCGCCTCGAGGGCGGACAGGCGGGCACGCACCTGCTCGAGTACACGGTGACCGACGGGCGGACGACGGCCACGGGCGTCGTGCGCGTCGAGGTGCGCGGCGCCCCCGCGTCCGACGGCCGGCCCGTGACCGTGCCGCACACCGTGTTCGTGCGCGCGCTCCAGGCTCAGGACGTCGACGTGCTCCAGACCGACTTCGATCCCGCGGGCGGCGTGCTCGTGATCACCGACGCGGTCTCGCCCGGGGACGCCGTGGGCGTGCGCGCGGAGGTGGTCGGGCAGCGGCTCGTGCGGATCAGCCTCACCCGGCCGCTCGACGGGCCGGTGGACGTGGAGTACCGCGTGAGCAACGGCGTCGCCGAGGCGACCGGCGTGATCACCGTGATCGAGGTGCCCGAGCCGGCCGTGCGCCAGCCGCCCGTCGCGACCGACGACCGCGTGGCCGTGCGCGTGGGCGACGCCGTGGACATCCCCGTGCTCGCCAACGACCAGCAGCCCGACGGCGACCGGCTGCGCCTCGACCCCGTGCTCGTGGATCCGCTGCCCGAGGGCGCCGGCCTCCTCTTCGCGAGCGAGGACCGCCTCCGCTACCTCGCGCCCGACCGCACGGGCGACTACACCGCCGTCTATCGCGCGGTCGCGCCCGACGGGCAGTGGGCGACCGCGACCCTCACCGTCTCCGTGCGCGAGGCCGACGTCGCGACCAACGCCGAGCCCGTGCCGCGGCCGCTCACGGCGCGCGTGCTCGCGGGGGAGACCGTGCGGATCCCCGTGCCGCTCACCGGCATCGACCCCGACGGCGACTCGGTGCGGCTCCTCGGGCAGGACACCGGACCCGAGAAGGGCCAGGTCGTCGAGGTCGGGCCGGACTGGATCGACTACCAGGCGGGCGACTACTCCACCGGCACCGACGCGTTCGCGTACGCCGTGGTCGACGGGCTCGGCGCGCGGGCGACCGGCACGATCCGCGTGGGCATCAGCCCGCGCGTCGAGGGCGCGAGGAACCCCGTCGCCACCGCCGACACCGTGACCGTGCGGCCCGGCCGGGTGCTGCGCGTGCAGGTGCTGGCCAACGACACGGATCCGGACGGCGGCGCGCTCTCGCTCGTCTCGGTGCAGCCGCAGGAGGAGGGCCTCGTCGCGGGGCTCGACGGCGACACCGTGCGCGTCGTCGCGCCCGAGCAGGCGGGCCGCTACGGCTTCGTGTACGGCGTGCGCAACGCGCGCGGCGGCAGCGACGAGGCGTTCCTCACCGTGATCGTGGATCCCGCCGCGCCGCCCACGCGCCCGATCGCGCGCGACACGGTGCTCCAGCTCTCCGACGTGCTCGACCGGTCGAGCGTCGACGTCGACGTGATGCGCAACGTGTTCTCGGCGGAGGGCGACGCGTCGTCGCTCGTGCTCGCCGTCGGCGCGGGCTACGAGGACGTCGCGCTGGTGACGGACGACGGCCGGATCCGCGTCGAGGTCGGCGACGAGCGCCGCATCGTCCCCTTCACGGTGGCGCAGCCCGACGACCCGACCATCTCCGCGACGGCCTTCGTCTGGGTGCCCGGCTTCGAGGACACCCTCCCGCAGCTGCGCGTGGGCGAGCCGCGGCCGACCGTGCCGAGCGGCGAGCGGCTCGTGGTCGAGCTCGACGAGCAGGTGGTCGCGGCGGGCGGGCGGGCCGTGCGCATCGCGGATCCGAACTCGCTGTCGGCGACGCACGCCGCCGGGCCCGTGGAGCTCGTGGACGAGGACACCATCGCGTATCGCAGCGAGCCGGGGTACTTCGGGCCGGCGGCGATCTCGTTCACGGTGACCGACGGCTCGGGCGCGGGCGGGCGCACGGCCGCGCTCGTGCTCCCGATCACGGTGACGCCCACCGAGAACCAGCCGCCCGTGTTCACGGGCGCGGTCATCGACCTCGAGCCCGGGCAGTCCAAGGACGTCGACCTCGGCCGCCTCACCACCTACCCGTACCAGGACGACCGCGGGCAGCTCGCCTTCGCCCTGGAGGGATCCGTCGCCGCCGGCTTCCGCGCGTCCGTCGACGGCGGCACCCTCCGCATCTCCGCCGACGAGGGCGTCGCGACGGGGCAGGCCGCGTCGTTCCCGGTGAGCGTGCGCGACGCCACCCAGACCGGCCGCGCGGGCCGCGTGGACCTCCGGGTCGTCCCCTCGACGCGCCCGCTCGCGCAGCCCGCGACGGACGAGGGCACCGTGACGCGCGGATCCTCCACCTCCGTCGACGTGCTCGCCAACGACCAGGCCGGCAACCCCTTCCCGGGCACGCCGCTCACGGTCGCCTCCATCCGCGGCGCCGACGGCGCGAGCCTCCCCGCGGGCGTCACCGTGACGCCGTCGGCCGACCGCGCGACGCTCGCCGTGAGCGCGTCCGCCGACGCCGTGCCCGGCGACGTGCGCGTGCAGTACGAGGTGCGCGACGCCACGGGCGACGCCGGCCGGGCCGCGTTCGGCACCGTCGTGATCCACGTGCAGGACCGCCCGGGACCGGTCTCGGCCCTCCGCGCCTCCGGCTTCGCGGACCGGTCGCTCACCGTCGCGTTCGAGCCCGGCGCCTTCAACGGATCCGCCATCACGGGCTACCAGGTGCGCGTGCTCCGCGGCGGCACGGCGACCGCGACCGTCACCTGCCCGTCGACGACGTGCACCGTGCCGACCCCCGGCAACGGTCCGGGGAGCTCCGTGCAGGTGGAGGTCTCCGCCGTGAACGGCGTGGGCACCTCGGACCCGGTGTCGATCTCGGGCCTCTGGTCGGATGTGCTCCCGGCCGCGCCCGCCGGCCTCGCCGTCGAGCCGCTCGTCGACGGGCTGCGCCTCTCGTGGCAGCCGTCCGCCGTGCCGTCGTCGTCGAGCCCCGTCACGCAGTACGTCGTGGGGGTGGGCGGCCTCACCCGGCAGGTCGCGTCCGATGCCACGAGCGTCGAGGTGCGGGATCCGTCGCTCGTCGCCGAGGTGCCCGTCGCCGTCTCGGTGGCCGCGCGCAACAGCGCCCAGGTGCAGGACGGGACCGCGTGGCTCGCCGCCACCGCGACCGGCACGCCGCGCGGCGCCCCGACCGCCACCGGCGCGCCCACCGCGGTCGCCGACGCGGCGGACGAGACGCGCGTCACCGTCTCGTGGCCGGCGTTCCAGGGCCAGGGCGTCGACGGGATCCGCTACCTCGTCGCCGCCTACGCGCCGGGATCCGCGCCCGGCTGCTCGGTGCCCACCGAGGGCGTGTCGCCGTGGTCGGCACAGCACGGTCCCGCGGTCGAGGTGGGCGGCGCGACCAGCCACGTGTTCACGGGCCTCGCCACCGACCAGCCGGTCGCGTTCGCGGTGCTCGCCGCCAACAGCCAGGGCTGCACGGTCGTCGAGGCCGGCCAGCTGACCCCGCGCACGGCGCCCTCCACGCCCGTCGTCCGCGTCGACCTGCCGAGCCCGGACCGGCCGGGCGACGGCGTCTTCCGCGCGGTCCTCGCCGACGCGCGCTACCGGCCGGGCAGCGCGTCCGCGTCCGCCCAGCTGCTGTACCGGGTCGACGGGCAGGGCGACGGCGTGCCGATCGGCGTCGGCCAGGCGCTCACGCTGCCGCGCACGGGCGTCGGCGCGTCGATCCAGGTGCGCGTCGTCGAGGACTCCGGGGACGGGCGACCGCGGTCGAGCGGCTGGTCGGATCCCGTCTCCGCCGGCACCGCCGTGGACGCGCGCGCGGGCGACGTGCGGTCCGCCACCGACGATGCGGGCGTCACGACCTTCTCGTGGACCTCGATGCCGCCGGCCGTGGCCGGGTTCGGGCGCGTCGGCGACGGCGGCGGGTACGCGCGCAGCGAGTGGCGCTGCGGGGGCCAGGGCGCGTGGGCAGACGCGTCATCGGGCGCGGCCGGATCCTGCGCGGTCCCGGCCGGCGGCGAGCGGATCCTCGAGGTGCGCGTCACCGCGAACTCGGGCAACCTGTACACGTACGCCCACCGCGGATGA
- a CDS encoding serine/threonine-protein kinase, with protein sequence MARRLPSSPPVLPGFTYVTVLGSGGFADVFLYEQDMPRRQVAVKVMLAEIVTERLRAMFRAEADLMAQLSAHPSVLTVHQASVAADGRPYLVMELCSSSLSDRYRREPLGVAEVLRVGIRIASAVETAHRAGVLHRDIKPANILTTAFGHPVLSDFGIASTLEDAAATDAVGLSIPWSAPEVLADESPGTVRSEVWSLAATVYSLLAGRSPFEVPGGQNAPADLVARIQRARPLPTGRADVPERLELVLRRAMSRQPEARPESALAFVRELQSVEAELRLAQTPLEVASEEWASAVAAGVDEDDDPTRVRGIAQVDPGTTGPGGARGTAGVRRARRKAAPAASRQTAGAARPGVPATASDQVRAGSASTSLGRSGSGPVGLSTPVRPAVPGRRAFLARHRVAFAAAAAGAIVASVGVGALLGGSGGGTAVRDIPVVGEIQASAAADGVLFSWSDPGLGADDAYQVVRDGGLPSTQRDTTFRVTSGSGGSAGAGTDDRACIRVTVTRDGIAGDASTEKCAELPR encoded by the coding sequence ATGGCCAGACGCCTGCCGTCGTCCCCGCCGGTGCTGCCGGGGTTCACGTACGTGACGGTCCTCGGTTCCGGCGGCTTCGCCGACGTGTTCCTCTACGAGCAGGACATGCCGCGCCGCCAGGTCGCCGTGAAGGTGATGCTCGCGGAGATCGTGACCGAGCGCCTCCGCGCCATGTTCCGCGCCGAGGCCGACCTCATGGCGCAGCTGAGCGCCCACCCGTCGGTGCTCACCGTGCACCAGGCGTCGGTCGCCGCCGACGGCCGCCCGTACCTCGTGATGGAGCTGTGCTCGTCGAGCCTCAGCGACCGGTACCGCCGCGAGCCGCTCGGCGTCGCGGAGGTGCTGCGCGTGGGGATCCGCATCGCGAGCGCCGTGGAGACCGCCCACCGCGCGGGCGTGCTGCACCGCGACATCAAGCCCGCGAACATCCTCACGACCGCGTTCGGGCACCCCGTGCTCAGCGACTTCGGCATCGCCTCCACGCTCGAGGACGCCGCGGCGACCGACGCGGTGGGCCTCTCCATCCCGTGGTCGGCGCCCGAGGTGCTCGCCGACGAGAGCCCCGGCACGGTGCGGAGCGAGGTGTGGTCGCTCGCCGCGACCGTGTACTCGCTGCTCGCCGGCCGCAGCCCGTTCGAGGTGCCAGGCGGGCAGAACGCGCCCGCGGACCTCGTGGCGCGGATCCAGCGGGCGCGGCCCCTGCCCACCGGGCGCGCCGACGTGCCCGAGCGGCTCGAGCTCGTGCTGCGCCGCGCCATGTCGCGGCAGCCGGAGGCCCGGCCCGAGTCGGCGCTCGCGTTCGTGCGTGAGCTGCAGTCGGTGGAGGCAGAGCTGCGGCTCGCGCAGACGCCGCTCGAGGTCGCGAGCGAGGAGTGGGCGTCGGCCGTCGCGGCGGGGGTCGACGAGGACGACGACCCGACGCGCGTGCGCGGCATCGCGCAGGTGGATCCGGGGACGACCGGGCCGGGCGGAGCGCGCGGCACCGCGGGCGTCCGGCGTGCCCGGCGGAAGGCGGCGCCGGCGGCGTCGCGGCAGACGGCGGGCGCGGCGCGTCCCGGCGTCCCGGCGACCGCGTCCGATCAGGTGAGGGCGGGATCCGCGTCCACCTCGCTCGGCCGGTCCGGTTCCGGGCCCGTCGGCCTCTCCACCCCGGTCCGGCCCGCCGTCCCCGGCCGGCGCGCGTTCCTCGCGCGGCACCGCGTGGCGTTCGCCGCGGCGGCTGCCGGCGCGATCGTCGCGAGCGTGGGCGTGGGCGCGCTGCTCGGCGGGTCGGGCGGCGGCACCGCGGTGCGCGACATCCCGGTGGTGGGCGAGATCCAGGCGTCCGCCGCCGCCGACGGCGTGCTGTTCTCCTGGAGCGACCCCGGCCTCGGCGCCGACGACGCGTACCAGGTGGTGCGAGACGGCGGGCTGCCGAGCACGCAGCGCGACACGACGTTCCGCGTGACGTCCGGCTCGGGCGGCTCCGCGGGTGCCGGCACGGACGACCGCGCCTGCATCCGCGTCACCGTGACGCGCGACGGCATCGCCGGGGACGCGTCGACCGAGAAGTGCGCGGAGCTCCCGCGATGA